A window of the Pseudoalteromonas sp. A25 genome harbors these coding sequences:
- a CDS encoding polysaccharide deacetylase family protein, whose amino-acid sequence MAKKMLHLMALMLFLKVNYAGAAVILQYHHVSEKLPPVTSISAEQFTEHMDYLRKGNFNVIALDEMLKTLQAGKNLPAKSVAITLDDGYNNNIEQAAPILEKFGFPYTIFVNPKLIDEQQHYLMSWEQLRKLSKKGALIANHSAKHDYLHQHLEGETQEQWHDRIAKDITWSEQRIASEVGHNAKLLAYPYGEFSKELQNLVRSLGFVGIGQHSGAVGKFTDFTRVPRFPASGIYAALSTLSVKLNSHPFDINKLSYEDSVSTNKQPTLLIDFKDRQFSQHQFTCYVSGQGIATTKWLTQKQVSISAKQSLPTGRSRYNCTAPLNSGQSNEFYWFSQPWVVTSQ is encoded by the coding sequence ATGGCTAAAAAAATGCTTCATTTAATGGCTCTGATGTTATTTTTAAAGGTAAATTATGCAGGCGCAGCGGTGATCTTACAGTATCATCATGTCAGCGAAAAGTTGCCACCTGTTACTTCTATTAGCGCAGAACAGTTTACTGAGCATATGGATTATTTGCGCAAAGGGAACTTCAATGTCATAGCACTCGATGAAATGCTAAAAACATTGCAAGCAGGCAAAAACTTACCTGCAAAAAGTGTCGCTATTACCTTAGATGATGGCTACAACAACAACATAGAACAAGCAGCTCCGATACTCGAGAAGTTCGGTTTTCCTTATACTATATTTGTTAATCCTAAACTTATTGACGAGCAACAGCATTACCTGATGAGTTGGGAGCAACTAAGAAAATTATCTAAAAAAGGCGCTTTGATCGCAAACCATAGTGCAAAACATGACTACCTGCACCAACATTTAGAAGGTGAAACACAAGAGCAGTGGCACGATAGAATTGCAAAAGACATCACCTGGTCGGAGCAAAGAATAGCATCAGAAGTTGGTCACAATGCTAAACTATTGGCTTACCCTTATGGTGAGTTTAGTAAAGAATTACAAAACTTGGTTCGCTCGCTAGGGTTTGTTGGTATAGGCCAGCACTCTGGTGCTGTTGGTAAATTTACAGATTTTACACGAGTGCCCAGATTTCCAGCTTCGGGAATATATGCAGCATTATCTACTTTAAGCGTAAAGCTTAATTCACACCCCTTCGATATAAATAAGCTCTCTTATGAAGACTCAGTAAGTACTAACAAGCAGCCAACACTACTGATCGATTTTAAAGACAGGCAATTTTCGCAACATCAATTTACTTGTTATGTGTCAGGCCAAGGGATCGCAACTACAAAATGGCTAACACAAAAACAAGTAAGTATCAGTGCCAAGCAATCACTTCCTACCGGGCGCTCACGTTATAACTGCACGGCACCGTTAAATAGTGGGCAAAGCAACGAATTTTATTGGTTTTCACAACCTTGGGTAGTCACTTCTCAGTAA
- a CDS encoding protein-glutamate methylesterase/protein-glutamine glutaminase, which produces MIKVLIVDDSPLIRGILTEILNQAPDIKVVGAAADPYQAREMIKSLNPDVLTLDIEMPKMDGISFLRNLMRLRPMPVVMISTLTQQGSPATIEALEIGAVDFIAKPVSDVVGQLKGYTQSVHEKIRVAANARVRAFKALANQSSHAKTQSMQFKSGAVLAIGASTGGTEAIKEVLIKLPANSPPVVVTQHIPPIFSTSFALRMDRCCTVKVKEAETGDELLPGHVFIAPGDKHLKVVKKGNKLLCELDDSEPVNRHKPSVDVLFDSLLPFGNAVYSALLTGMGSDGAKGMLRLHQAGAYTVAQDEKTSVVWGMPRAAIELQAARQVVPLQEVTNTLLTACKK; this is translated from the coding sequence ATGATCAAAGTACTCATTGTTGATGATTCTCCTTTGATCAGGGGGATCTTGACGGAGATATTGAACCAAGCACCCGACATCAAGGTTGTGGGGGCTGCTGCAGATCCATATCAAGCACGAGAAATGATAAAATCGTTAAACCCTGACGTCCTAACTTTGGACATTGAAATGCCAAAAATGGACGGGATAAGTTTTTTACGTAACTTGATGAGGCTAAGACCCATGCCTGTTGTTATGATCTCCACTTTAACACAGCAGGGATCACCAGCTACGATTGAGGCGCTAGAAATTGGCGCGGTTGATTTTATTGCCAAACCTGTTTCAGATGTCGTAGGTCAACTCAAAGGGTATACCCAATCTGTTCATGAGAAAATAAGAGTTGCAGCTAACGCACGAGTTCGAGCATTTAAAGCACTGGCAAATCAGTCTAGTCATGCAAAAACTCAAAGTATGCAATTTAAAAGCGGTGCGGTTTTAGCGATTGGCGCATCTACGGGCGGAACAGAAGCCATTAAAGAGGTTTTAATCAAACTTCCTGCTAATTCCCCACCCGTTGTGGTTACGCAACATATCCCCCCCATTTTTAGTACGTCTTTTGCTTTAAGAATGGATAGGTGTTGCACAGTGAAAGTAAAAGAAGCGGAGACAGGCGATGAGTTGTTGCCGGGGCATGTATTTATAGCGCCAGGTGATAAACATCTAAAGGTTGTTAAAAAGGGCAATAAGTTACTGTGTGAACTCGATGATTCTGAACCCGTTAATAGGCACAAACCTTCGGTGGATGTTTTGTTTGATTCTTTGTTACCGTTTGGCAACGCTGTATACTCAGCTCTCTTAACGGGAATGGGGAGTGATGGTGCAAAAGGCATGTTGCGATTGCATCAAGCGGGCGCTTACACGGTTGCTCAAGATGAGAAAACATCTGTGGTATGGGGAATGCCGCGTGCAGCGATTGAGTTACAAGCCGCACGTCAAGTGGTGCCGCTTCAGGAAGTGACTAATACACTACTTACGGCATGTAAGAAATAA
- the cheD gene encoding chemoreceptor glutamine deamidase CheD, with amino-acid sequence MSRDLAPVLAGFEHVKRFWDSGRETIIAKVLPGEFYVSKNDEYISTVLGSCIAACVYDDTRGIGGMNHFMLPGAKDIKDIHADDLNCRYGNWAMEYLINEVIKNGASRANLKIKLFGGGKIIRSMTDIGIGNIRFANAYVQEEGLNLVSHDVGGPWPRKVMFHPQTGKAQVKKLREMHNDTIEKREVRYLHDIEAQDAQTDIELF; translated from the coding sequence ATGAGTAGGGATTTAGCGCCGGTTCTTGCTGGATTTGAGCACGTAAAGCGATTTTGGGACTCTGGTCGTGAGACCATAATAGCAAAAGTATTGCCTGGTGAGTTCTATGTGTCGAAGAACGATGAGTATATTTCTACTGTGTTGGGGTCATGCATCGCGGCGTGTGTTTATGATGATACGCGTGGAATTGGTGGAATGAATCACTTTATGTTGCCAGGCGCAAAAGACATAAAAGATATTCATGCTGACGACTTAAATTGTCGTTATGGAAATTGGGCGATGGAGTATTTGATTAATGAAGTGATCAAAAACGGCGCATCGCGCGCGAATTTAAAAATAAAGTTGTTTGGTGGTGGTAAAATAATACGTAGTATGACTGATATTGGAATTGGCAATATACGTTTTGCCAATGCTTATGTACAAGAAGAAGGTTTAAACTTGGTTTCACATGATGTTGGCGGCCCTTGGCCGAGGAAGGTGATGTTTCACCCCCAAACAGGTAAAGCACAAGTAAAAAAGCTTAGAGAAATGCATAATGATACAATTGAGAAAAGAGAAGTTCGTTACTTACATGATATTGAGGCTCAAGATGCTCAAACTGATATTGAGCTGTTTTAG
- a CDS encoding CheR family methyltransferase: protein MREFLFDDDDFAQLSKRVYQACGIVLGPHKKEMVYSRIARRIRANNLTSFKQYIELIDDDSADEFSSFINAITTNLTSFFRENHHFEYLSNVIIGQLIQKNASTRRIRIWSAGCSTGEEPYSIAMTIQGRFPSGWDVKILATDLDSSVLAKAQEGVYSARSINGLDEKGLKKWFLKNSSGDSYKVKPSLQSMISFKRLNLLEHWPMKGPFDLIFCRNVLIYFDKDTKDNLFAGYHRILAPGGHLFIGHSETMGKEHTEFKNLGKTMYQKVAYE, encoded by the coding sequence ATGAGGGAATTCCTTTTTGATGATGATGATTTTGCACAACTTTCAAAACGTGTGTATCAAGCTTGCGGGATTGTGCTGGGGCCACATAAAAAAGAAATGGTCTACTCTCGTATTGCACGTCGGATAAGGGCTAACAATTTAACGTCATTCAAGCAATATATAGAGCTTATAGATGATGACTCTGCTGATGAGTTTAGTAGCTTCATTAATGCGATCACGACAAACCTGACGTCTTTTTTCAGAGAGAATCATCATTTTGAGTACTTATCTAATGTCATTATTGGGCAATTAATACAAAAAAATGCATCTACTAGAAGAATACGAATTTGGTCTGCAGGATGCTCAACAGGTGAGGAGCCCTATAGCATAGCCATGACCATTCAAGGGCGTTTTCCTAGTGGTTGGGATGTAAAAATTCTTGCTACAGACTTAGATTCGAGTGTTTTAGCAAAGGCTCAAGAAGGAGTTTACAGTGCCCGCAGTATTAACGGTTTAGACGAGAAAGGTCTGAAAAAGTGGTTTTTAAAAAATAGTAGTGGTGACTCTTACAAAGTTAAGCCCAGCTTGCAGTCTATGATTTCTTTTAAGCGTCTTAATTTATTAGAGCATTGGCCTATGAAAGGACCGTTTGACCTTATTTTCTGCAGAAATGTGCTGATTTATTTTGATAAAGATACAAAAGATAACCTGTTTGCAGGGTATCACCGCATATTAGCCCCTGGCGGGCACCTCTTTATTGGGCATTCAGAAACCATGGGTAAAGAACATACAGAATTTAAAAATTTGGGCAAAACTATGTATCAAAAGGTCGCTTATGAGTAG
- a CDS encoding methyl-accepting chemotaxis protein, translating into MQSEINNKLLIIAVVLVAAIIGAFQLSGATISAENGLVIGFPIAVTLGTILYLKQFLDGLTRKLVCLNAAIPYLRLTDKDAISRLDFSALPELTRIESVDVEVCESEDKNHVESLLNALQTCQANIMIADPNLNITYLNDSVKKMLKANESRLRESLPSFNVDSLLGTNIDEFHQNPAHQRGLLATLSRVYTTQIQVAGLTFDLIATPVFNSKNERIATLVEWKDVTEKLAFEQEQATLAANNARITSALNVCQANVMLADEDCNIVYANHSVLEMLSDNQAQLRQALPNFDTKKLIGECIDVFHVNPSHQRKLLEGLTDTYKTDIQVAGFTFGLIATPVFDEQNNRLGTVVEWEDKTLRLEQERKDRETAYENLRVKRALDNVATNTMIANHEHDIVYMNQAVQNMMRNAESDLRKDLPQFDANALIGANVDVFHKNPAHQRGLLAKLTTAYKTEITVGGRTFGLIANPILNDEGERIGTVVEWNDRTNEVAIEKELNDLITSAGGGNLSSRLSEEGKDGFYLRLVKGLNELVGIVDDAVSDTAQMLDALANGNLTQRITGEYDGAFDKLKRDANSTADKLTEVINKISASAGLVASGAEEISQGNADLSQRTEEQASSLEETASSMEQMTSTVKQNADNAKVANGLAEETCDKAILGGEVVSRAVESMSAINESSKKIADIIGVIDEIAFQTNLLALNAAVEAARAGEQGRGFAVVAGEVRNLAQRSAGAAKEIKDLIRDSVGKVEDGTLLVNESGATLKDIVASVKRVTEMISDIAEASVEQSSGIEQVNKAVAQMDEMTQQNAALVEQASAAGESMAEQANDMRKLLHFFIVDGANEHGMLPSQAATHAPSNRASLSKPKTAQVNKIESKPSSVGNKFSDSSEEWEEF; encoded by the coding sequence ATGCAAAGTGAAATCAATAATAAGTTATTAATTATTGCAGTAGTGCTGGTTGCTGCCATAATCGGCGCTTTCCAGTTATCGGGAGCGACAATCAGTGCTGAAAATGGCTTAGTTATCGGGTTTCCAATCGCGGTAACGTTAGGCACCATTTTATACCTTAAACAGTTTTTAGATGGATTAACCCGCAAGTTAGTATGCTTAAATGCGGCTATTCCATATTTACGCTTGACCGACAAAGATGCGATTTCAAGACTGGATTTTAGCGCTTTACCAGAGCTAACACGTATAGAAAGCGTTGATGTTGAAGTCTGTGAAAGTGAAGACAAAAACCACGTAGAAAGTTTGCTCAATGCGTTACAGACCTGTCAAGCAAATATCATGATTGCAGATCCTAACTTAAATATTACTTACCTAAATGACTCTGTGAAAAAAATGCTCAAAGCAAACGAAAGCCGTTTGAGAGAGAGCTTGCCTAGTTTTAATGTGGATAGCTTGCTTGGCACGAATATAGACGAATTCCATCAAAACCCTGCGCATCAACGAGGCTTATTGGCAACCTTAAGTCGAGTATATACAACACAGATTCAAGTCGCGGGTTTAACTTTTGATTTAATTGCAACACCAGTGTTTAACTCTAAAAATGAGCGAATAGCGACATTAGTTGAGTGGAAAGACGTGACTGAGAAGCTTGCATTTGAGCAAGAGCAAGCCACATTAGCAGCGAACAATGCGAGGATTACGAGTGCGTTAAACGTTTGCCAAGCGAATGTTATGTTGGCTGATGAAGATTGCAATATTGTTTATGCTAATCACTCTGTATTGGAAATGCTCAGTGACAATCAAGCACAGCTTCGCCAAGCTCTGCCTAATTTCGACACTAAGAAGCTCATTGGTGAGTGTATAGATGTATTTCATGTTAACCCAAGCCACCAACGCAAACTACTTGAAGGGTTAACTGATACATACAAGACTGATATTCAAGTGGCGGGTTTCACGTTTGGGTTAATTGCAACCCCGGTATTTGATGAGCAAAATAACCGCTTAGGGACGGTAGTTGAGTGGGAGGATAAAACTTTGCGTTTAGAGCAAGAGCGCAAAGACCGAGAAACAGCTTACGAAAACTTACGTGTGAAGCGTGCCCTTGATAATGTGGCAACCAATACCATGATTGCTAATCATGAGCATGATATTGTCTATATGAATCAGGCTGTACAAAACATGATGCGCAATGCTGAAAGCGACTTGCGTAAAGACCTACCTCAGTTTGATGCGAATGCATTAATTGGTGCAAACGTAGATGTTTTCCATAAAAATCCTGCTCATCAACGTGGCCTTCTAGCCAAGTTAACTACGGCGTATAAAACAGAAATTACCGTTGGTGGACGTACGTTTGGGTTAATTGCAAACCCGATCCTTAATGATGAAGGCGAACGCATAGGCACGGTTGTTGAGTGGAATGATAGAACCAATGAGGTCGCGATTGAAAAAGAACTTAATGACCTCATTACCTCTGCGGGGGGCGGTAACTTAAGTAGCCGATTGAGTGAGGAAGGAAAAGACGGCTTCTACCTACGTTTAGTCAAAGGACTTAATGAGCTGGTTGGCATTGTTGATGATGCCGTGTCTGATACTGCGCAAATGCTTGATGCCCTTGCAAATGGAAACCTGACTCAGCGCATTACTGGCGAATACGATGGGGCATTTGATAAGTTAAAACGCGATGCAAACAGTACTGCAGATAAGTTAACAGAAGTGATTAACAAGATCAGTGCTTCAGCGGGGTTAGTGGCCAGTGGAGCAGAAGAGATATCTCAAGGTAATGCCGATTTGAGCCAGCGAACAGAAGAGCAGGCGTCATCACTGGAAGAAACGGCCTCTAGTATGGAGCAGATGACCAGTACGGTAAAACAAAATGCGGACAATGCTAAAGTTGCCAATGGACTCGCAGAAGAAACGTGTGATAAAGCGATCTTGGGTGGTGAGGTTGTTAGTCGTGCAGTAGAGAGTATGTCGGCTATTAATGAATCGAGTAAGAAAATTGCAGATATCATAGGCGTTATTGATGAAATCGCCTTCCAAACTAACCTGCTCGCTTTAAACGCTGCTGTAGAGGCGGCCAGAGCGGGAGAGCAGGGCCGAGGGTTTGCGGTAGTTGCAGGTGAAGTACGCAATCTAGCGCAGCGCTCTGCGGGTGCGGCAAAAGAAATCAAAGACTTAATTCGAGACAGTGTAGGGAAAGTAGAAGATGGCACTTTACTTGTTAATGAATCAGGTGCCACGCTGAAAGACATCGTCGCGTCAGTAAAACGTGTCACTGAGATGATATCTGATATCGCAGAGGCCTCAGTAGAGCAAAGTTCTGGGATTGAGCAAGTCAATAAAGCTGTTGCTCAAATGGACGAAATGACTCAACAAAATGCTGCGTTGGTAGAACAGGCATCTGCTGCAGGCGAGTCTATGGCCGAGCAAGCAAATGATATGCGTAAATTACTACATTTCTTTATTGTGGATGGGGCAAATGAGCACGGTATGTTGCCTTCTCAAGCTGCAACACATGCCCCCTCTAACCGCGCTTCGCTGTCTAAGCCTAAAACGGCACAAGTAAATAAGATTGAGTCAAAACCATCGTCTGTTGGTAATAAATTCTCTGACAGCTCTGAAGAGTGGGAAGAGTTCTAA
- a CDS encoding chemotaxis protein CheW — protein sequence MSEHVELNQQLSLGKQQDENQYLTFMMAGEEYGLDILAVQEIRGWEDVTAIPNAPDFVKGAINLRGTIVPIVDLRLRFGIPSIRYGPLTVVIVVSVQIREQQKVMGLVVDAVSDVYSISEEKAKDVPDFQDSDNAQYVHGLVNVGEKMVVLLNLAKVLDLNAKHVAQG from the coding sequence ATGAGTGAGCACGTAGAACTAAATCAACAACTCAGTCTAGGTAAGCAACAGGATGAGAATCAGTACCTTACTTTTATGATGGCTGGTGAAGAGTATGGACTCGATATTTTAGCTGTGCAAGAGATCCGTGGGTGGGAGGATGTGACGGCAATTCCAAATGCTCCCGACTTTGTGAAAGGGGCAATTAACCTGCGCGGAACTATCGTACCAATAGTTGATCTGAGGCTGCGTTTTGGTATTCCCAGTATCCGTTACGGACCATTGACGGTTGTTATTGTTGTATCTGTGCAGATACGTGAGCAACAAAAGGTTATGGGATTAGTTGTGGATGCTGTGTCTGACGTTTACAGCATTTCAGAAGAAAAGGCAAAAGATGTTCCTGATTTTCAAGATTCTGACAATGCACAATACGTTCATGGGCTAGTCAATGTAGGTGAAAAAATGGTGGTTTTGCTGAATTTAGCAAAAGTGCTGGACCTTAACGCAAAACACGTTGCGCAAGGTTGA